One Saccharopolyspora erythraea NRRL 2338 genomic region harbors:
- a CDS encoding acyl-CoA synthetase — translation MGAAEQVLFPKLREPDEREALRFGERSLDYRELAGVTAALAERVGRARRVAVWATSVPETCAAVVGALAAGAAVVPINPKVGERELAHIVGDSRPELLLVAPGFEAPEGLGDIPVHEVDLTVRGGELPAEPDEEEAALIVYTSGTTGPPKGVVLPRRAIRANLDALAEAWEWTARDVLVHALPLFHVHGLILGTLGPLRLGGTVHHLGRFSSQGVAEELSGPATMMFGVPTMYHRLADDAEKDPRIAEAVGGARLLVSGSAALPAVEHERIERLTGQRVVERYGMSETIMNCGVRADGDRRPGYVGRPFAGVELRLVDEQGAEITESDDETVGEILVRGPNLFTGYLNRPDATEAAFTDGWFRTGDVATRAADGYIRIVGRRATDIIKSGGYKIGAGEIENALLEHPAVAEVAVTGEADPDLGERIVAWVVQAAEVAEQELADHVAKLLTPHKRPRVVRFVEALPRNEMGKVMKKALAG, via the coding sequence ATGGGTGCCGCAGAGCAGGTGCTGTTCCCGAAGCTGCGGGAGCCCGACGAGCGGGAGGCGCTGCGCTTCGGCGAGCGGTCCCTGGACTACCGCGAGCTGGCCGGGGTGACCGCGGCGCTGGCCGAGCGCGTCGGGCGGGCACGGAGGGTCGCGGTGTGGGCGACCTCGGTGCCGGAGACCTGCGCGGCGGTCGTCGGCGCGCTGGCGGCGGGGGCGGCCGTCGTGCCGATCAACCCCAAGGTCGGCGAGCGCGAGCTGGCGCACATCGTCGGTGACAGCCGGCCGGAGCTGCTGCTGGTCGCGCCGGGGTTCGAGGCGCCGGAGGGGCTCGGGGACATCCCGGTCCACGAGGTCGACCTCACCGTCCGCGGCGGGGAGCTGCCCGCGGAACCGGACGAGGAAGAGGCGGCGCTGATCGTCTACACCTCCGGCACTACCGGGCCGCCCAAGGGAGTGGTCCTGCCGCGCCGGGCGATCCGGGCCAACCTCGACGCGCTGGCCGAGGCCTGGGAATGGACCGCGCGGGACGTGCTGGTGCACGCGCTGCCGCTGTTCCACGTGCACGGCCTGATCCTGGGCACGCTCGGACCGCTGCGGCTGGGCGGAACCGTGCACCACCTCGGGCGGTTCTCCTCGCAGGGCGTGGCCGAGGAGCTCTCCGGCCCGGCCACGATGATGTTCGGCGTCCCGACCATGTACCACCGGCTGGCCGACGACGCGGAGAAGGACCCGCGGATCGCCGAGGCGGTCGGCGGGGCGCGGCTGCTGGTGTCGGGTTCGGCGGCGCTGCCCGCCGTCGAGCACGAGCGCATCGAGCGGCTCACCGGGCAGCGGGTCGTCGAGCGCTACGGGATGAGCGAGACGATCATGAACTGCGGGGTTCGCGCCGACGGCGACCGCAGGCCCGGCTACGTCGGCAGGCCGTTCGCCGGAGTGGAGCTGCGGCTGGTCGACGAGCAGGGCGCCGAGATCACCGAGAGCGACGACGAGACCGTCGGCGAGATCCTGGTGCGCGGCCCGAACCTGTTCACCGGCTACCTCAACCGCCCCGACGCCACCGAGGCCGCGTTCACCGACGGCTGGTTCCGCACCGGCGACGTCGCGACCCGGGCGGCGGACGGCTACATCCGCATCGTCGGCCGCCGCGCCACCGACATCATCAAGAGCGGTGGCTACAAGATCGGTGCGGGCGAGATCGAGAACGCGCTGCTGGAGCATCCCGCGGTCGCCGAGGTCGCGGTCACCGGCGAGGCCGACCCCGACCTCGGGGAGCGGATCGTGGCGTGGGTGGTGCAGGCCGCCGAGGTCGCCGAGCAGGAGCTCGCCGACCACGTCGCCAAGCTGCTGACCCCGCACAAGCGGCCGCGCGTCGTGCGGTTCGTGGAGGCGCTGCCGCGCAACGAGATGGGCAAGGTCATGAAGAAGGCGCTGGCGGGGTGA
- a CDS encoding carboxyl transferase domain-containing protein, translating to MAETGARVLVEAIARRFERFEPPAVACREPDGPLGWPGYGAQRERAARATGSDESVVCGRGVVGELEAVLVAFDFGFLGGSVGQDAGARIVAAFDHARGHRLPVISLVASGGSRMQEGILALSQLQRIAEACLRTRREGIAHIAVLRNPTTGGMWASLAAGADVVLAQPGAAVAFGGTRVRDPRATGEPFTAEGKFADGQVDRIVDDAELPGVLAELVRLLHPSRLAGPPEPAPLPEAPDVPDLPASGWEAVSRARAADRPRAGWYLDRYFSARFEISGDRAGGTDPGMLCGLGEHAGRTVAFAAQTGTANTPAGFRTAARLVRLADQLGIPVLTLVDTPGAANGAEAERDGAGPAIAELFTAVAAARVPVTTLVIGEGGSGGALALTSPDRTWITADAYFAVIVPESGAAILKRDPSEAPEVADLMRLRPQDLVALGFVRGIAR from the coding sequence ATGGCTGAGACCGGTGCCCGCGTCCTGGTGGAGGCCATCGCGCGGCGGTTCGAGCGGTTCGAACCGCCCGCGGTGGCGTGCCGGGAGCCCGACGGCCCGCTGGGCTGGCCCGGCTACGGCGCCCAGCGCGAACGCGCGGCCCGCGCGACCGGCTCGGACGAGTCGGTGGTGTGCGGGCGGGGCGTGGTCGGCGAGCTCGAGGCCGTCCTCGTCGCGTTCGACTTCGGCTTCCTCGGCGGTTCCGTCGGCCAGGACGCGGGTGCCCGGATCGTGGCGGCCTTCGATCACGCCAGGGGGCACCGGCTGCCGGTGATCTCGCTGGTGGCTTCAGGCGGCAGCCGGATGCAGGAGGGAATCCTGGCGTTGAGCCAGCTCCAGCGCATCGCCGAGGCGTGCCTGCGGACCCGTCGGGAGGGGATCGCGCACATCGCGGTCCTGCGCAACCCGACGACCGGCGGCATGTGGGCGTCGCTGGCGGCGGGCGCCGACGTCGTGCTTGCCCAGCCGGGCGCGGCGGTGGCCTTCGGCGGTACCCGGGTGCGCGATCCGCGCGCGACGGGCGAGCCGTTCACCGCCGAGGGCAAGTTCGCCGACGGCCAGGTGGACCGGATCGTCGACGACGCCGAGCTGCCCGGCGTGCTGGCCGAGCTGGTCCGGCTGCTGCATCCGTCGCGGCTCGCCGGGCCGCCGGAACCGGCGCCGCTGCCCGAGGCCCCGGACGTGCCCGATCTCCCGGCCTCCGGCTGGGAAGCGGTCAGCCGTGCCCGCGCCGCTGATCGGCCGCGCGCCGGGTGGTACCTCGACCGCTACTTCTCCGCCCGGTTCGAGATCAGCGGCGACCGCGCGGGCGGGACCGACCCGGGGATGCTCTGCGGACTGGGGGAGCACGCGGGCAGGACGGTGGCATTCGCGGCGCAGACCGGCACGGCCAACACCCCGGCCGGCTTCCGGACCGCCGCGCGACTGGTGCGGCTCGCGGACCAGCTGGGCATCCCGGTGCTGACCCTGGTCGACACCCCCGGCGCGGCCAACGGCGCCGAGGCCGAGCGCGACGGGGCCGGGCCGGCCATCGCCGAGCTGTTCACGGCGGTGGCCGCGGCGCGGGTGCCGGTCACCACGCTGGTCATCGGCGAGGGGGGATCCGGCGGGGCGCTGGCGCTGACTTCGCCGGACCGGACCTGGATCACCGCCGACGCCTACTTCGCGGTGATCGTGCCCGAGTCCGGGGCTGCGATCCTCAAACGCGACCCGTCCGAGGCTCCGGAGGTCGCCGACCTGATGCGGCTGCGTCCGCAGGACCTGGTGGCACTCGGTTTCGTCCGGGGCATCGCCCGGTGA
- a CDS encoding 2,3-dihydro-2,3-dihydroxybenzoate dehydrogenase, with amino-acid sequence MDRTGIAGKVALVTGAGRGIGAAVATALSDLGATVAAVDIDADEGTAVAARLAEQGGKAGPYVADVADAASVAGVVDRVERDLGPVDILANVAGVLHPGKVHDLADEDWHRTFAVNTDGVFHLCREVTRRMVPRGRGCVVTVGSNAAGVPRHGMAAYAASKAAATLFTKSLGLELAEHGIRCNVVSPGSTDTDMLRALAGEGDASQVIEGSPETFKVGIPLRKLAAPEDVADAVAFLASDRAGHITMHDLYVDGGATLRA; translated from the coding sequence ATGGACCGGACTGGGATCGCGGGCAAGGTCGCGTTGGTGACCGGCGCCGGCCGGGGGATCGGCGCCGCGGTGGCCACCGCCCTGTCCGACCTGGGGGCCACCGTCGCCGCCGTGGACATCGACGCCGACGAGGGGACCGCGGTCGCGGCGCGACTGGCCGAGCAGGGCGGCAAGGCCGGACCCTATGTGGCCGACGTCGCCGACGCCGCGTCCGTGGCCGGCGTCGTCGACCGGGTCGAGCGCGACCTCGGGCCCGTCGACATCCTCGCCAACGTCGCGGGCGTGCTGCACCCGGGCAAGGTCCACGACCTCGCCGACGAGGACTGGCACCGCACCTTCGCGGTGAACACCGACGGCGTGTTCCACCTCTGCCGGGAGGTCACCCGGCGGATGGTCCCGCGCGGGCGCGGCTGCGTGGTGACCGTCGGGTCCAACGCCGCGGGCGTGCCCCGCCACGGCATGGCCGCCTACGCGGCCTCCAAGGCTGCGGCGACGCTGTTCACCAAGTCCCTCGGGCTGGAGCTGGCAGAGCACGGCATCCGCTGCAACGTGGTGTCGCCCGGCTCGACCGACACCGACATGCTGCGCGCGCTGGCCGGCGAGGGCGACGCGAGCCAGGTGATCGAGGGCTCGCCGGAGACGTTCAAGGTCGGCATCCCGCTGCGCAAGCTCGCCGCGCCCGAGGACGTCGCCGACGCCGTGGCCTTCCTGGCATCCGACCGCGCCGGGCACATCACCATGCACGACCTGTACGTGGACGGTGGCGCGACGCTGCGCGCCTGA
- a CDS encoding FadR/GntR family transcriptional regulator, with the protein MSEALRPLARPRLYEQVVQRLREHVADSGLGAGDRLPPERQLAERLGVSRASVKQAIVVLEVQGLVEVRHGGGTYLRRGRLDAEPVEELVARKRRLPDVLEAREALETKLAELAAERRTDEDLAEIDAALADMRAQIESGDRGEAGDQRFHAAVTAAAHSSMLAEFMRTIAAEIAESREESLRQPNRPSKSLAQHERIAEAIRDRQPRAAVTAMRRHLRTVSRVRLLSWDPDAED; encoded by the coding sequence TTGTCCGAGGCCCTGCGCCCGCTGGCCCGCCCGCGGCTGTACGAGCAGGTCGTGCAGCGGCTGCGGGAGCACGTGGCCGACTCCGGGCTCGGCGCGGGCGACCGGCTGCCTCCCGAGCGCCAGCTCGCCGAGCGGCTCGGCGTCAGCCGCGCCTCGGTCAAGCAGGCCATCGTGGTGCTGGAGGTGCAGGGCCTGGTCGAGGTGCGCCACGGCGGCGGCACCTACCTGCGCCGCGGCCGCCTCGACGCCGAGCCGGTCGAGGAGCTCGTGGCCCGCAAGCGCCGCCTGCCCGACGTTCTGGAGGCGCGCGAGGCGCTGGAGACCAAGCTGGCGGAGCTGGCCGCCGAACGGCGCACCGACGAGGACCTCGCCGAGATCGACGCCGCGCTGGCCGACATGCGCGCGCAGATCGAGTCCGGCGATCGGGGCGAGGCCGGTGACCAGCGCTTCCACGCCGCCGTCACCGCCGCCGCGCACAGCTCGATGCTGGCGGAGTTCATGCGCACCATCGCGGCCGAGATCGCCGAGAGCCGCGAGGAGTCGCTGCGCCAGCCGAACCGGCCGTCCAAGTCGCTGGCGCAGCACGAGCGGATCGCCGAGGCGATCCGGGACCGGCAGCCGCGCGCGGCGGTCACCGCGATGCGACGGCACCTGCGCACGGTGAGCCGGGTCCGGCTGCTGAGCTGGGACCCTGACGCCGAGGACTGA
- a CDS encoding SLC13 family permease encodes MPPEVVSILALVACFVVATTLSVNMGVLAFAAAFLVGTLAGGLSEDEIFAGFPGDIFVVLVGVTYLFAIARANGTTDWLVRWSVRLVGGRLAVLPWVMFGIAALLTAIGAVSPAAVAIVAPIALNLAARHGINPLLMGAMVVHGAQAGGFSPISVYGVIVNGVVAGNRLPGSPLVLFAGSFAVNLVIAGVVFVALGGIRLVRAAATVGAPAPSGGADSTDADVAPTEDPRLNRDRVCTLLGLAALVVTTLGFGLDVGLVAMTVAVVLTLISPKAAAGAPAEVTWPTVLLICGVLTYVGVLQEMGTIDYVGNAVATVGIPLLAALLLCYIGGVVSAFASSVGLMGALIPLAVPFLTTGSIGAVGMVTALAVSSTVVDVSPFSTNGAIVLANAKGVDREVFFRRLLVYGAIVTAVAPAVVWLVFVVPGLG; translated from the coding sequence GTGCCGCCCGAAGTCGTATCGATCCTTGCGCTCGTCGCCTGCTTCGTCGTCGCCACGACGTTGTCGGTGAACATGGGCGTGCTCGCCTTCGCGGCGGCGTTCCTGGTGGGAACGCTGGCCGGAGGGCTGTCCGAGGACGAGATCTTCGCCGGGTTCCCCGGCGACATCTTCGTCGTGCTGGTGGGCGTCACCTACCTGTTCGCCATCGCCAGGGCCAACGGCACCACCGACTGGCTGGTCCGGTGGTCGGTCCGGCTGGTCGGCGGCCGGCTCGCGGTGCTGCCGTGGGTGATGTTCGGCATCGCCGCGCTGCTGACCGCCATCGGCGCGGTCAGTCCCGCCGCGGTCGCCATCGTGGCGCCGATCGCGCTGAACCTCGCCGCCCGGCACGGGATCAACCCGCTGCTGATGGGCGCCATGGTCGTGCACGGAGCGCAGGCCGGCGGGTTCTCGCCCATCAGCGTCTACGGCGTGATCGTCAACGGCGTGGTCGCGGGCAACCGGCTGCCGGGCAGCCCGCTTGTGCTCTTCGCGGGCAGCTTCGCGGTGAACCTGGTGATCGCCGGTGTCGTGTTCGTGGCGCTGGGCGGAATCCGGTTGGTCCGAGCCGCGGCCACGGTCGGCGCCCCCGCGCCGAGCGGCGGTGCCGACAGCACCGACGCCGATGTGGCTCCCACCGAAGATCCGCGGCTCAATCGCGACCGGGTGTGCACCCTGCTCGGCCTGGCGGCGCTGGTGGTCACGACCCTGGGCTTCGGCCTCGACGTCGGGCTGGTGGCCATGACCGTGGCCGTGGTGCTCACGCTGATCTCGCCGAAGGCCGCGGCCGGCGCGCCCGCCGAGGTCACCTGGCCGACGGTGCTGCTGATCTGCGGCGTGCTGACCTACGTCGGAGTGCTCCAGGAGATGGGCACCATCGACTACGTCGGCAATGCGGTGGCCACGGTCGGAATTCCTCTGCTCGCCGCGCTGCTGCTGTGCTACATCGGCGGGGTGGTCTCCGCGTTCGCCTCGTCGGTCGGGCTGATGGGCGCGCTGATCCCGCTGGCGGTGCCGTTCCTCACCACCGGAAGCATCGGGGCGGTCGGCATGGTGACCGCGCTGGCCGTGTCGTCGACAGTGGTGGACGTCAGCCCGTTCTCGACCAACGGTGCGATCGTGCTGGCCAACGCCAAGGGCGTGGACCGCGAGGTGTTCTTCCGCAGGCTGCTGGTCTACGGCGCGATCGTCACGGCGGTGGCGCCGGCGGTGGTGTGGCTGGTCTTCGTCGTGCCGGGTCTGGGTTGA
- a CDS encoding catalase: MASQHRDKNEQLDQVRQDPQGTHLTTQQGVRVDHTDDSLQAGERGPTLMEDFHAREKITHFDHERIPERVVHARGAGAYGHFQPYDRKMADYTVARFLSDPSQRTPVFVRFSTVAGSRGSADTVRDVRGFATKFYTSEGNYDLVGNNMPVFFIQDGIKFPDFVHAVKPEPDNEIPQAQSAHDTFWDFVSLQPESLHMVMWLMSDRALPRSYRMMQGFGVHTFRLVNAEGKGTFVKFHWKPMLGTHSLAWDECQKAAGKDPDFNRRDLWESIEAGQFPEWELGVQLVEEEREFDFDFDLLDPTKIIPEEQVPVRPVGRLVLDRNPDNFFAETEQVAFHTANVVPGIDFTNDPLLQARNFSYLDTQLIRLGGPNFAQIPVNRPLAEVSNNQRDGHGQQKIHRGRTSYSPNSLAGGCPVVGGGGAFSHYQEKVEGHKIRRRSESFQDHYSQATLFWNSMAAWEKEHIVDAFRFELGKVDHHHVREAVVEQINHIDHGMAVAVAEGIGVNPPADEVRPNHGMSSPALSQANAVMDSIATRKIAVLVADGVDATEVDQIRRGLSERGAIPEVLGPRDGSVRGADSSEVTVDRAIPTMSSVLYDGVIVPGGEESVRALASDGMAVHFVSEAYKHAKPVAASDAGLAMLRRAEVSEARESSGDGVVNDAGVVTAAATGGALPPNFIAEFASVLAKHRMWERDTSAIPA; this comes from the coding sequence ATGGCTTCGCAGCACCGCGACAAGAACGAGCAGCTCGATCAGGTACGCCAGGACCCGCAGGGCACCCACCTCACCACCCAGCAGGGCGTCCGCGTCGACCACACCGACGACTCCCTGCAGGCGGGCGAGCGCGGCCCGACCCTCATGGAGGACTTCCACGCCAGGGAGAAGATCACCCACTTCGACCACGAGCGGATCCCGGAGCGCGTCGTGCACGCCCGCGGTGCGGGCGCCTACGGGCACTTCCAGCCCTACGACCGCAAGATGGCCGACTACACGGTGGCGCGGTTCCTGTCCGACCCCAGCCAGCGAACGCCGGTCTTCGTCCGCTTCTCCACCGTCGCCGGCTCGCGCGGCTCGGCCGACACGGTGCGCGACGTGCGCGGTTTCGCGACGAAGTTCTACACCAGCGAGGGCAACTACGACCTGGTCGGCAACAACATGCCGGTGTTCTTCATCCAGGACGGCATCAAGTTCCCCGACTTCGTGCACGCGGTGAAGCCCGAGCCCGACAACGAGATCCCGCAGGCCCAGTCGGCGCACGACACGTTCTGGGACTTCGTGTCGCTGCAACCGGAGTCGCTGCACATGGTGATGTGGCTGATGTCGGACCGGGCGCTGCCGCGCAGCTACCGGATGATGCAGGGCTTCGGGGTGCACACCTTCCGGCTGGTCAACGCCGAGGGCAAGGGCACGTTCGTGAAGTTCCACTGGAAGCCCATGCTGGGCACGCATTCGCTGGCCTGGGACGAGTGCCAGAAGGCGGCGGGCAAGGACCCCGACTTCAACCGCCGCGACCTGTGGGAGTCGATCGAGGCCGGGCAGTTCCCCGAGTGGGAGCTCGGCGTGCAGCTGGTCGAGGAGGAACGCGAGTTCGACTTCGACTTCGACCTGCTGGACCCGACCAAGATCATCCCGGAGGAGCAGGTGCCGGTGCGGCCGGTGGGCAGGCTCGTGCTCGACCGCAACCCGGACAACTTCTTCGCCGAGACCGAGCAGGTCGCCTTCCACACCGCCAACGTGGTGCCGGGCATCGACTTCACCAACGACCCGCTGCTGCAGGCGCGCAACTTCTCCTACCTGGACACCCAGCTCATCCGGCTGGGCGGCCCGAACTTCGCGCAGATCCCGGTGAACCGGCCGCTGGCCGAGGTGTCCAACAACCAGCGCGACGGCCACGGGCAGCAGAAGATCCACAGGGGACGGACCAGCTACTCGCCGAACAGCCTGGCGGGCGGCTGCCCGGTGGTCGGCGGCGGCGGTGCGTTCAGCCACTACCAGGAGAAGGTCGAAGGCCACAAGATCCGCAGGCGCAGCGAGAGCTTCCAGGACCACTACAGCCAGGCGACGCTGTTCTGGAACAGCATGGCCGCCTGGGAGAAGGAGCACATCGTCGACGCGTTCCGCTTCGAGCTCGGCAAGGTCGACCACCACCACGTGCGCGAGGCGGTGGTCGAGCAGATCAACCACATCGACCACGGCATGGCCGTCGCCGTCGCCGAAGGCATCGGTGTCAACCCGCCGGCCGACGAGGTCCGGCCCAACCACGGGATGAGCTCGCCCGCGCTCAGCCAGGCCAACGCGGTGATGGACTCGATCGCCACCCGCAAGATCGCGGTGCTGGTGGCTGACGGCGTGGACGCCACCGAGGTCGACCAGATCCGCCGCGGCCTCTCCGAGCGCGGTGCGATCCCCGAGGTCCTCGGCCCGCGCGACGGGTCGGTGCGCGGCGCCGACTCCTCCGAGGTCACAGTGGACCGCGCGATCCCGACCATGTCCTCGGTCCTTTACGACGGCGTGATCGTGCCGGGCGGCGAGGAGAGCGTGCGTGCGCTCGCCTCCGACGGCATGGCCGTGCACTTCGTCTCCGAGGCCTACAAGCACGCCAAACCGGTCGCCGCCAGCGACGCCGGGCTGGCGATGCTGCGGCGCGCCGAGGTCTCCGAAGCTCGCGAGTCCTCGGGCGACGGCGTCGTGAACGACGCGGGCGTGGTGACCGCCGCGGCGACCGGCGGGGCGCTCCCTCCGAACTTCATCGCCGAGTTCGCCTCCGTGCTGGCCAAGCACCGGATGTGGGAGCGCGACACCAGCGCCATCCCCGCCTGA
- a CDS encoding amino acid permease — translation MPVEDVLNRGRQGGLIRRLSGVDLVGIGIGIIIGTGVFTLAGIEAKDHAGPAVVLSFVIGGVVAALAAVCYAELTSAVPTAGSAYTYAYATIGEVFAWIIGWDLLLEFALGAAVVSRSWSGYVSNLLGLPPEYFGEDATVNVGAMLIIAVLTVVAVAGIRESAWVTNALVVVKVSVCVLVVVAGLFFFRGANLVPFVPPAQPAEGGASLLEQPLVQALLGMDQSVYGFGGVLTAAAIVFFAYTGFEALANLGEETKRPRRDLPVGLLGSLAICTLLYVAVALVLSAMVPYQQIDEGAPLAAAFQSVGVPWVAGLISLGAVTGLTSVMMVELVTIGRIGFAMSRDGLLPRKLSQVHPRWGTPHRMTIGGAVVIMLLAGFVPISELADMVSIGALSGFVIVTLAVPVLRRRRPDLERPFRVPFSPWLPILAAVACLYLMSNLDVITWLRFGAWLVLGMAIYLLYGRRHSGLAAAARE, via the coding sequence ATGCCAGTCGAGGACGTGCTCAACCGCGGTCGGCAGGGCGGCCTGATCCGGCGCCTGTCCGGGGTGGACCTGGTCGGCATAGGCATCGGCATCATCATCGGGACCGGGGTGTTCACCCTCGCCGGCATCGAGGCCAAGGACCACGCCGGTCCGGCGGTCGTGCTCTCGTTCGTCATCGGCGGCGTGGTCGCGGCGCTGGCCGCCGTCTGCTACGCGGAGCTGACCTCCGCGGTGCCCACCGCCGGCAGCGCCTACACCTACGCCTACGCCACCATCGGCGAGGTCTTCGCCTGGATCATCGGGTGGGATCTGCTGCTGGAGTTCGCGCTCGGTGCGGCGGTGGTGTCGCGGAGCTGGTCGGGCTACGTCTCCAACCTGCTCGGGCTGCCGCCGGAGTACTTCGGCGAGGACGCGACGGTCAACGTGGGCGCGATGCTGATCATCGCGGTCCTGACCGTGGTCGCGGTCGCCGGCATCCGCGAGTCGGCCTGGGTGACCAACGCGCTGGTCGTGGTCAAGGTCTCGGTCTGCGTGCTGGTGGTCGTCGCCGGGCTGTTCTTCTTCCGCGGCGCCAACCTGGTGCCGTTCGTGCCGCCCGCCCAGCCCGCCGAGGGGGGCGCGAGCCTGCTGGAGCAACCGCTGGTCCAGGCGCTGCTCGGGATGGATCAGTCGGTCTACGGCTTCGGCGGGGTGCTCACCGCCGCCGCGATCGTCTTCTTCGCCTACACCGGGTTCGAGGCGCTGGCCAACCTCGGCGAGGAGACCAAGCGCCCCCGGCGCGACCTGCCGGTCGGCCTGCTCGGCAGCCTGGCGATCTGCACGCTGCTGTACGTCGCGGTCGCGCTCGTGCTCAGCGCGATGGTCCCCTACCAGCAGATCGACGAGGGCGCCCCGCTGGCGGCGGCCTTCCAGTCGGTGGGCGTTCCGTGGGTCGCCGGCCTCATCTCGCTGGGCGCCGTCACCGGGCTGACCTCGGTGATGATGGTCGAGCTGGTCACCATCGGGCGCATCGGCTTCGCGATGAGCCGGGACGGACTGCTTCCGCGCAAGCTCTCCCAGGTCCACCCGCGCTGGGGCACCCCGCACCGGATGACCATCGGCGGCGCGGTCGTGATCATGCTGCTGGCCGGCTTCGTGCCGATCTCCGAGCTCGCCGACATGGTCAGCATCGGTGCGCTGTCCGGGTTCGTCATCGTCACCCTGGCCGTGCCGGTGCTGCGCAGGCGCAGGCCGGACCTGGAGCGGCCGTTCCGGGTGCCGTTCTCGCCGTGGTTGCCGATCCTCGCCGCGGTGGCGTGCCTCTACCTGATGTCGAACCTCGACGTCATCACCTGGCTGCGCTTCGGTGCCTGGCTGGTGCTGGGCATGGCGATCTACCTGCTCTACGGCCGCCGCCACTCCGGGCTGGCCGCCGCCGCGCGGGAGTGA
- the dhbC gene encoding isochorismate synthase DhbC, producing MTIDSDIDTAGDLDEIGKLLAADDATRLLEAYEPGSSFFFSSARATMLARGVDATVPKIECGRSGLSDRVAQFLTGARDFGRRNPLVVGAVPFGENLPAHLVLPREVVRAAPPNVMVPSASAPRPLSCRMRQVPAPEEYERGVARVLRRMQSGELSKVVLARSLELSADEPIDVRRLLRNLALKDPGGYTFAVDLPARGQDGTRDSFGPHPELHRTFAGASPELLVSRRGISVRSNPMAGSRPRSADPLEDRRRAEELEDSEKDLREHAAVVEAVTDALRPLCTTLRVPRRPSVVATAAMWHLATEITGELRDPDTSSLDLAVALHPTPAVCGTPTAEAGRAITENEPFDRGYYAGVVGWCDAAGDGEWVVAIRCTEVEDASLRLYAGAGVVAGSDPADELAETSAKFRTALAAMGLDHAL from the coding sequence ATGACCATCGACAGTGATATCGACACCGCCGGGGATCTCGACGAGATCGGCAAGCTGCTCGCCGCCGACGACGCCACCCGCCTGCTGGAGGCCTACGAGCCCGGCTCGTCGTTCTTCTTCTCCTCGGCGCGGGCGACGATGCTGGCGCGCGGTGTCGACGCCACCGTGCCCAAGATCGAGTGCGGGCGCAGCGGTCTTTCCGATCGGGTGGCGCAGTTCCTGACCGGTGCGCGCGACTTCGGCCGCCGCAACCCCCTGGTCGTCGGCGCGGTGCCGTTCGGCGAGAACCTCCCGGCGCACCTGGTGCTGCCCAGGGAGGTGGTGCGCGCCGCGCCGCCGAACGTGATGGTGCCCAGCGCGTCCGCGCCGAGGCCGCTGTCCTGCCGGATGCGGCAGGTGCCCGCGCCGGAGGAGTACGAGCGCGGTGTCGCCCGCGTCCTGCGGCGGATGCAGAGCGGGGAGCTGAGCAAGGTCGTCCTGGCCCGCTCGCTGGAGCTCTCCGCCGACGAGCCGATCGACGTGCGGCGGCTGCTGCGCAACCTCGCGCTCAAGGACCCCGGCGGCTACACCTTCGCCGTGGACCTGCCCGCGAGGGGCCAGGACGGCACCCGCGACTCCTTCGGGCCGCACCCGGAGCTGCACCGCACCTTCGCGGGTGCGAGCCCGGAGCTGCTGGTCTCCCGCCGCGGGATCAGCGTGCGGTCCAACCCGATGGCCGGTTCCCGGCCCCGCAGCGCCGACCCGCTGGAGGACCGGCGCCGCGCCGAGGAGCTGGAGGACTCGGAGAAGGACCTGCGCGAGCACGCCGCGGTCGTCGAAGCCGTCACCGACGCGCTGCGGCCGCTCTGCACCACGCTGCGGGTGCCCAGGCGCCCTTCGGTGGTCGCGACCGCCGCGATGTGGCACCTGGCCACCGAGATCACCGGCGAGCTGCGCGATCCGGACACCTCGTCGCTGGACCTGGCCGTCGCGCTGCACCCGACTCCGGCGGTGTGCGGGACCCCGACGGCCGAGGCGGGCCGGGCCATCACCGAGAACGAGCCGTTCGACCGCGGCTACTACGCGGGCGTGGTGGGCTGGTGCGACGCGGCCGGCGACGGCGAATGGGTCGTGGCGATCCGCTGCACCGAGGTCGAGGACGCCTCGCTGCGCCTGTACGCGGGAGCGGGCGTCGTCGCGGGTTCCGACCCCGCCGACGAGCTCGCCGAGACCTCGGCGAAGTTCCGCACCGCGCTGGCGGCCATGGGCCTGGACCACGCCCTGTGA
- a CDS encoding VTT domain-containing protein, producing the protein MIGWLLATAGTAALGSVFPVVNIELYLLGVLSTVEGPVWWALGLAAAVGQVAGKTLFYLAGKGSVTLGERLGRMTRARAGSRWARWMERFRHKNEQRPWWGRGVLFLSAIPGIPPFTLMCFASGAAGIRFGWFLLAGLAGRAVHFLIVAGAPEIIGHLPAFG; encoded by the coding sequence ATGATCGGATGGCTGCTGGCCACCGCGGGCACCGCCGCGCTGGGCAGCGTGTTCCCCGTGGTCAACATCGAGCTCTACCTGCTGGGTGTGCTCTCCACCGTCGAAGGCCCGGTGTGGTGGGCGCTGGGACTCGCGGCCGCGGTCGGCCAGGTGGCGGGCAAGACGCTGTTCTACCTGGCGGGCAAGGGAAGCGTCACGCTCGGTGAACGGCTCGGCAGGATGACCCGGGCCAGGGCCGGCAGCCGGTGGGCCCGGTGGATGGAGCGGTTCCGGCACAAGAACGAGCAACGCCCGTGGTGGGGCCGCGGTGTGCTGTTCCTCAGCGCGATCCCGGGAATCCCGCCGTTCACCCTGATGTGCTTCGCCTCCGGCGCCGCGGGCATCCGGTTCGGCTGGTTCCTGCTGGCCGGACTGGCCGGACGGGCGGTGCACTTCCTGATCGTGGCCGGCGCCCCGGAGATCATCGGGCACCTGCCCGCGTTCGGCTGA